The genomic segment TGCTCAAAGGCGAAAGCCCCGCCAACATCCCCATCCAGGAAGTAGCCGAGCAGAAACTGGTCCTCAACCACGACGTCGCCAAGGAACTAAAACTAACCTTCCCCGCCGACCTCGAAAAAGCCGCTCAAGCCCAGGCGTAAAGCGCGGGGGAGCAGGTCCCCACCACGAATTTGTCATTCTGAGCGAAGCGAAGAACCCGCTTCTAATTCTCGCTCCACCGCGAACCACGCGAAAGGGCACGACTTCAGTCGTGCCGAAAACGCCCACAAAAGAAATCAAAAACAACGAACGCGGACCGCACGGTCCGCGTTCGTGCGTGCAGATCTTCGAACAATCGCAGCTAATTATCGGGTGGGCTCTATCCAAATCTCGACATCAGAACCGAGCCGCGATATTCGCTTTCCATCCGCAGTAAGAACGCGCGTCGACTCCCGCCGTCATTTTGAACCGGCCATTCGATTGAGTCGATCCGTACATTCAAAGAACTCTCAGTGCCTCGCAGTTGAATCGCATCTCCGACTTCAATCCTCAAATCGGGGTCTGTAACGGAGGCCGGTACGACCACCCAGCCGCGCGTCGGAACGGAGAAGGCGCACTCCACTTTTGAGAGAAAGATCACGTGGATTCGAGTCTACGCCGTTGCCCCCTTTTAGGGGCCAAGAACATCCACCCGTACACCGCAGATACCCTTGCGACTTCTCTCTGTCGCAAGGCCCGGAACCCACCGCCCTCACGCCGCCACGAATGGCGCCGCAGGCGCTGTCAGCCCCACCGCAGGTGGCTAGCTCACATGCACAATCGGCCGTCTCCCAATCTCCGACACGGCCTTCCTCAACACCTCATGCGTCAGCGGCGCGGTATCCCCTTCGCCCAGGAACAGGAACCGAAAGATATTCGCCACCGGGTTCCCTTCCTTCCACTTGAAATAGATATGCGGAACGCACTCCGTCATCTGCTCCACGTGGATCAGAAACGCCGCAATCGAGTTCGCCACAATCGGACTGCGGGTACTCAGAATGCAGTGGTGATCGCATCGCGCGCCCACCACCTTCAGATGGTCTGAGAACTCTGAAGCATCCGTCCGCTCCACCTCGAGAAAAACGATCTTCGCGTGTTCCGGCAGCCCGTGTACCTTGCGCACAATCCTGTCCAGCCGGTCCAATTCCTTTGCGTCCGCTTGCCTTGGCTTCATGGGAATCACCCGCACCGACAAGTTGCCCGCCGAGCGGATGATCTCCTCCGCAGTCGCATCCAGTTCCACGCCGGTGATGCGCAACTCGGTCGAGCGCAGCGCGCGCGACGCAAATCCCACCAGCAGAATCGCGCCAATAAACATCAGTGAGATCTTCAGGCCCTCTGGCCGCTCCCGGATGTTCATTAGCGTGGTGTAGACAAAGATCAGCGCTACCAACAGGTAGAACCACTTCGCCCTGGTCCTCCATGCCGACATCGTCACCGCGCACGCCGCCGACGTAATCAGCACCAACACGCCCGTCGCATACGCGCCTCCCTGCGCATCCACATTCGCCCTGAACGCCCAGGTCACCACGAACGCCACGCCCATAAACACCAGCACCAGCGGCCGCGAAGCCCTCGCCCACTCCGGCGCCATCCCGAACCGCGGCAGATACCGCGGAATCAGGTTCAGCAGCCCCGCCATCGCCGACGCACCCGCAAACGCCAGAATGAGAATCGTGCTGATGTCATACACCGTTCCAAACGCGCTCCCCATGTACTGGTGTGCCAGGTACGCCAGAGCCCGCCCATTCGCCTGCCCGCCGTCCTCAAACTCCTTCGCGGGAATCAGGACGGTCGTCACAAAACTTGTCGCGATCAGGAACACGCTCATGATGAGGGCCGCGGTCGCCAGCAGCTTCCGCGTATTGCGGATGCGATCCTCCAGCAACTCGCCCTTGATCAGCGGCATCACCGCCACGCCCGTCTCAAACCCTGACAACCCCAGCGCCAGCCGCGGAAACAGCAGCAGGCACACCCCCGCAATTCCCCACCAGTGCGGATGCACCGTCCACACCGCGGTCTCCCACACTCGCACCACATGCGGATGCCGCAACACCTCCATCGCCGCCCGCACCGTCACCACCGCGTTCAGCAGCAGGTAAGCGCCTACCAGCCCCACGGCAATACCAATCGCCTCTTTGAAGCCCTTCAGGAACACCACGCTCAGCGCCGCCAGCAAAAGCAGCGTCACCAGCATCTGCCCCGTCAGCCACGCCGGCGCAAACGGATTGTGCACAACGTGTGCCGCCGCATCAGCCGCTG from the Occallatibacter riparius genome contains:
- a CDS encoding APC family permease is translated as MMLARLTNWLLADLNLPKGVHSKAEPEHAWWRVMCLTGVDYFSTLGYQPGIAFLAAGVLSPMATLVLVLVTLFAALPLYARVAKASPNGQGSIAMLEGLFPEWGGKIFVLVLLGFATTDFTITMTLSAADAAAHVVHNPFAPAWLTGQMLVTLLLLAALSVVFLKGFKEAIGIAVGLVGAYLLLNAVVTVRAAMEVLRHPHVVRVWETAVWTVHPHWWGIAGVCLLLFPRLALGLSGFETGVAVMPLIKGELLEDRIRNTRKLLATAALIMSVFLIATSFVTTVLIPAKEFEDGGQANGRALAYLAHQYMGSAFGTVYDISTILILAFAGASAMAGLLNLIPRYLPRFGMAPEWARASRPLVLVFMGVAFVVTWAFRANVDAQGGAYATGVLVLITSAACAVTMSAWRTRAKWFYLLVALIFVYTTLMNIRERPEGLKISLMFIGAILLVGFASRALRSTELRITGVELDATAEEIIRSAGNLSVRVIPMKPRQADAKELDRLDRIVRKVHGLPEHAKIVFLEVERTDASEFSDHLKVVGARCDHHCILSTRSPIVANSIAAFLIHVEQMTECVPHIYFKWKEGNPVANIFRFLFLGEGDTAPLTHEVLRKAVSEIGRRPIVHVS